The genome window CTGGCTCAGGTGGGGCAGGTGGGTTGTGCGGCGTAGCCTCGAACCAGCGCTGCACGATTGGGTCGCGGATATCGATGACACCGGGCTCTCCGCCGCCACCTGCAGCATGGGCCATGGGTGTAAGCAGGCTCACAGCCAGCGTAAAAGATAAGGGCAGATGGTAAAACTCAGGCATAGAGATCCCCTGTTATTGGCGCTGACATACGGCTGCTCAGGTGTTGCTGCGGTTACGTCGGCCTGTTCTCGTTGCCCGAAAGCCTACGTCACGCCGGGTCTTGCTCAGTTAATATTCCGGGAAATTGGGTAGCAAAAAATCGAATACCTAGAGCTGAGGCGCCGCGTCCAAGCCGCAACTAGGGGCGGTCTATCAGGGGGATTTTCAAGCGTGAGCAAGGCGAGGTCAGTTCAGGAGTAGCAACGCGCTGCCGAACCCGACGAGCAGTGTCGCCATCACTCCGTGCGGCGTCGGTCGGAGCCGCTGGCGCAACAGTAGCGCGGCAAACAGGGCGCTGAACAGCACGTCGAGTGCTCCTATCAGGGCGACGCTGGTGACAGAGGTGTGTAGTAAGGCTGCGAGCTGCAGCGTCTGCCCGGCTGAAAGCAACAGCCCTGTGCCAAGAAACCCGGGGCCGCGGTCTATAAGCAGGTCGTGCAGCCTTGTACCCTTGTCTTTGCTGCCGCTTAATAAAGCCCAGCCGATATAGCACAGGCAACCTGCCATGGCGCCGACACATGTTGCCAGCAGCGGGTCGGGCAGCTGCAGCAGCCCCAATTTACGCAGGCTGTAGGAGAGCGCGTAGCTGGCCGCCGATAGCAACCCCAGCAACACCCCCGCCAGCGTTCCCAGCGGCGCCGCGCCGCCCGCGAAGGCAAACACCCCGGCCACCACCAGCACCCCGCCGATCAACTCGGCAGGGCCAGGCCAATCACCGATCATCAGGATGGCCAGCGGGATAGCAAAGAACGGGATCAGGCGGCGCAACATTGCGGCCCCGACCGGACCCAGGATTTCGGTGGAGCGGTACATAAATAGCCGCCCGAGCACGGTGGCAAAAACACCCGCCAGGGCGAACAGGGCGAGCGCTTGTTTATTGGGGGCGCCGGGCTGCAGGGCGGGTTCGGGGCCGGCCAGCAGCCACAGGGCCCCGGTTAGAAAGGCGGTCATCAGCACCGACAGGAACACCCCGCCGTCGCCCCGTCGCTGGCTGTGGCTGCGGGCGATGGTGACGCCGGCCATTCCGTAGCAGGCGGCAGATAACAAGGCGAACAGCTCTCCCACGGGGACCTCAGATGGTTGGTAATTACGGGCAGGGGCGAAAGAAACGGCCGCGCGGCTTCTGTCCGCGCGGCCTGGAGATAACAGAGCCTTTCAGATCCGGATTGAGCGATCGCTGCCCGCCGGGTACGTCCATTCAGAGTTTCAGCCCGCAGCCCTCGAACGCCTCGCGGATGGTGGCTTTTTCTGTCTCGGTCAGGTTCAGCATCGGATGGCGCACCGGGCCGCCGACCTGACCCAGCAGCTCCTGCCAGTATTTGCCGAAGGCCTGCGGTTTATCCGCCGGGCGGCTGCGGGCGATTGCCTCGCGCATGGGGTTCAGGCTGTCGCGCAGCTTGCGGGCCTCGGCGAATTTGCCTTGGAAAGCGAGCTGGGTGTAATCGTGCATCCGCCGGTCATTGCGGGTTTGCAGCTGATACGGCGGCGAGGAACAGAGGTAGAGCTTCCAGTCCAGCTCTTCGATATTGTCCAGCCATTCGTCCTCTGAGGCGGTGGAGACGTGGATCTTGTCTCCTACCATATGAGACAGACGCACATACATTTCGCGTGGGACTGAGTATTTGATAGCGACGATATTGGGCAGCTCGGCGATGCGGGCGCATTCTTCGGGCTGCATCAAGTAGCCGCTGTCAGGGTGGCTCCACATGGCGATGCCGATGTTCAGCTGATCGCAAAGCGCCTTGTAATACTGGTAGAGAACTTCGCCCTTGTCCTGCACGAAGCTTAGCACCGGGGCATGCACCACGACGTAATCCGCGCCGCAGTTTTCGGCATGTTTGGCCAGCTCTAGCACGGTGTTGAAGTTCTGGTCGGACACCGACATGATGGTGCCCGCCTTGCCGCCGCATTCGTCGACGGCTATTTCAAAGTTGCGCTTACGCTCTTCCAGGCTCATTGAGAAGAACTCGCCCTGTTTGCCAGCGATGAACAGGCCTTGAATGTCCAAGTCGTCGATCCAATGGCGGATGTTGGAACGTAGCCCGGTCTCGTTCAGAGTCAGATCTGTGTTGAACGGATTAAGGGCTGCAGCCCAGATACCCTGCATGTGCTCGCGGGCGTAATCCTTCGCTTCGTGTCTTGAGTAGTTCATGCGCCGATCCTTGTTCGCTGAATGGCCGGGAGCGCGCCGCGCGGGGCCGCCATAATGGTCAGCGCCCAGCATTTCGATCAGCCTGGCAGAAAACAAATCCAAAGAAGTGATCCTGATATAACCAAAATTGCCATCAGGCTGTCCTGAAAAGCGGATATTAGAGGGGCAAACGAACGGGGATTACTTAATGAAAATCGCTCTCATCGGATTTGGTGCCATGGCGCGATATGTCGTGGATCAGTTGTCCAGCAGCCGGATCGAAATCGCTGCTATCATCGTGCCCGAGTATCAGATCGCGCCGCTATGCGACGAGCTTGGTAGGCGGTTCAACTTCGTTACTGGAGCCGCAGAGGCAGGGAACGACATTGACCTGTTTGTTGATTGCGCGGGTCATGGTGCGCTGCTGCAGCATGGAGTCCAGATTCTTCGCGCGGGACATGACCTGCTGACGGTGTCAATTGGGGCGCTCGCTGATGCAGCACTGTTGGAGGAGCTTGACCGCGCCGCTGCGGTCGGCGGCGGTAGCATTCGCTTGGTTTCCGGCGCGATTGGCGCTTTGGATTCGCTGCGCGCGGGCCGGATCGGAACGCTGCAGGCGGTGCGCTATATCGGACGCAAACCGCCGCAGGGCTGGGCCGGCTCTCAGGCGGAGCAGGTCTTGGACCTTGGCGCGCTGACCGGTGCGGCGCAGGTACATTTCCGCGGCACCGCCCGCGAGGCCGCGCTGCAGTACCCGAAAAACGCCAATGTCGCCGCCGCGGTGGCTCTGGCGGGCATCGGCTTTGACAATACGCAGGTGGAGTTGCTGGCGGATCCTAGTGTCAGCCGTAATATTCACGAGATTGAGGCTGAGGGCGATTTTGGGTCATTCCGCTTCTCCATCGAGGGCAATCCGCTTCCGTCAAACCCGCGCACCTCTTCGCTTGCGGCGATGAGCGTGATAGCTAGCATCAATCAATATGCCGAGCGCATTAAATTCTGACACGCCAGGAAGATAACACATGGTCAGCCGCCACACCCGGATCGTTGAAAAGGTGCAAACCCGGCTGAAGTTCCGGCAGCTACGTCTGTTGGTGGCGGTAGGGCAGCACCAGAACATTCAGGGTGCGGCGCGCGAACTGAATGTCTCGCAGCCGGCGGCCACCAAGATGATCAAGGATCTAGAGCTGGATTTTGAGGTCCAGCTGTTTGACCGCACCAACCGTGGGGTCATCCCCACGGCCTATGGTGAGGCGCTGATCAGGCAGGGGCAACTGATCCTGGCGCAGGTGTCAAACGCCGCGCAGGAGCTGGATGACCTCAACGATGGCAGTAGCGGCCGGGTGGTGATCGGCTCGCTTCTTGCAGCCTCGTCAGGGCTTTTGCCGCAGGCGATCGATCAGCTGATGCAAGAGCGGCCGCATGTGGCGGTGAAGGTGGTTGAGGGCACTAATGACGCGCTTATGCCCGCACTGCGCCGCGGCGCGATTGACATGGTGGTCGGGCGACTGCCAACCCACCGTCACCGCGATGAGATTGCTCAGAGTAAACTGTTCGATGAAACCATCGTTGCGGTGACCGGCCCGGACCATCCGCTTGTGGGGCAGACAGGGCTGAGTTTCGAGGATCTGAAGCCCTTCGGCTGGATCCTTCCACCGCCGGAAACCAGCCTGCGGCGGCAGGTCGACATGTTTTTCGGCGGCCAGGGCATGTATGCACCGGCGTCGCATGTGGACTCGGTGTCCTTTCTGACGAACCGCAGTCTGCTGCAGCGGCGCTCCCTGATCTGCCTTATGCCGCGTCATGTGCCGGAGCAAGATATCGCCTGGGGCAGCCTGTCCAGGCTGGACTGGCAGGTGCCCTTTGGTGCCGGGCCAGTTGGGATTTCGCTGAACGCCAAGGCGCGGCTGTCACCGGCTGCTAAGGCGCTGATCGGTTATCTGGAGCAGGCCACAGCCGAACAGTCATAGCAGCGCGGTGGACAGCAGAGGCCAGTAGCTAAGCGCCACCAGAACCAAGGCTACCGCCAACAGGAATGGCCACAGCGCGGATAGGATTTCAGCCACCCGGATGCCGGTCATTGATGAGGTGATGAACAGTCCAACGCCGACCGGTGGCGTTAGCAGCCCCAGCACCAGATTCAGGCACAGCACCACGCCGAACTGGAACGGGTCTATGTCATAGGAGCCGGTGGCAATCGGCAGCAGGATCGGGGTGACCAGGATCACTGCCGCGATGCCGTCGATCAACATGCCCACAAACAGCAGCATCGCGTTAACAATCAACAGAAAGAGAAATGGATCGCTGGTGATGGCGGTGATGGATGCAGCCAGCTTCTGTGGCAGCGCCTCGTAAACAACCACCCAGCCGAACACATTGGCCGCTGCGATCATGAACACCACCATGCCGGAGTTGACGGCGGTGCGGCGGAATAAGTTGAAGAGCCGTGGCAGTGTCAGCCGTTGGCCAGAGAACCAGGCCATGGCAAACGCCACAAGCGAGGCGACGGCGGCGGATTCGGTAGGCGTCGCCACGCCGAACAGGATGCCGCCGATAATGGTCACGGGTATCAGGCTGGCGGGCAGGCAGCCCAGTAACGCCTGTGCTGCGTCTGACCGTGACATCCATTGCCCCTGCGGGAATCCTTGTGCGATTCCAATGAGAGTGACGACAATGACAAAGGCTCCAAATAGCAACAGTCCCGGGAGAATACCTGCGATGAACATGTCGCCGATCGGCAGTTGCGCCAGGACGCCGTAGATAACGAACATCATCGATGGCGGCACCACTGGCGCCAGAAGGCCGCCCGCAGCCGTCGTCGCGGCGGCAAAGCCGGGGCGGTAGCCTTCTTGCTTCATCGCGGGCACCATGGCGCGGCTCATCACTGCGATTTGACTGGCGGCAGAGCCGATGATTGCTGCCATGAACATGTTGGCAAGAAGATTGATATAGGCAAGGCCGCCGCGAAAACCGCCGACAAAAACCCGTGCGGCCTGCACGAGCCGTCGGGTCATGCCACCCTCGTTCATCAACTCCCCGGTCATCATGAACAGCGGGATCGCCAGCAGGCCGTAGTTTTCAAGACCAGAAAACAGCTGCTGGGCGAAACTGTCGAATAGCACCGCGTTCCCGCTGGCTTGCACATAGGCGATTGCAGTCAGGATAAGCACAAAGGCCACCGGCACCGCGCAGAACATGCAAAGAATGAAAACGGCGACTGTCGTCATGATTGTTCCTTGCGGTCGACCGCGGTGGTGAGGTTATTGAAGCTGTGCAAGATCAGGCCGAAAGCAAAGATCCACATAATGGACCAGACCCAGACTTTGCGTACCCCCAGCGTGCTGGTGGCCTCGGAATA of Phaeobacter inhibens DSM 16374 contains these proteins:
- a CDS encoding DMT family transporter; its protein translation is MGELFALLSAACYGMAGVTIARSHSQRRGDGGVFLSVLMTAFLTGALWLLAGPEPALQPGAPNKQALALFALAGVFATVLGRLFMYRSTEILGPVGAAMLRRLIPFFAIPLAILMIGDWPGPAELIGGVLVVAGVFAFAGGAAPLGTLAGVLLGLLSAASYALSYSLRKLGLLQLPDPLLATCVGAMAGCLCYIGWALLSGSKDKGTRLHDLLIDRGPGFLGTGLLLSAGQTLQLAALLHTSVTSVALIGALDVLFSALFAALLLRQRLRPTPHGVMATLLVGFGSALLLLN
- a CDS encoding dihydrodipicolinate synthase family protein, with protein sequence MNYSRHEAKDYAREHMQGIWAAALNPFNTDLTLNETGLRSNIRHWIDDLDIQGLFIAGKQGEFFSMSLEERKRNFEIAVDECGGKAGTIMSVSDQNFNTVLELAKHAENCGADYVVVHAPVLSFVQDKGEVLYQYYKALCDQLNIGIAMWSHPDSGYLMQPEECARIAELPNIVAIKYSVPREMYVRLSHMVGDKIHVSTASEDEWLDNIEELDWKLYLCSSPPYQLQTRNDRRMHDYTQLAFQGKFAEARKLRDSLNPMREAIARSRPADKPQAFGKYWQELLGQVGGPVRHPMLNLTETEKATIREAFEGCGLKL
- a CDS encoding aspartate dehydrogenase, with product MKIALIGFGAMARYVVDQLSSSRIEIAAIIVPEYQIAPLCDELGRRFNFVTGAAEAGNDIDLFVDCAGHGALLQHGVQILRAGHDLLTVSIGALADAALLEELDRAAAVGGGSIRLVSGAIGALDSLRAGRIGTLQAVRYIGRKPPQGWAGSQAEQVLDLGALTGAAQVHFRGTAREAALQYPKNANVAAAVALAGIGFDNTQVELLADPSVSRNIHEIEAEGDFGSFRFSIEGNPLPSNPRTSSLAAMSVIASINQYAERIKF
- a CDS encoding LysR substrate-binding domain-containing protein → MVSRHTRIVEKVQTRLKFRQLRLLVAVGQHQNIQGAARELNVSQPAATKMIKDLELDFEVQLFDRTNRGVIPTAYGEALIRQGQLILAQVSNAAQELDDLNDGSSGRVVIGSLLAASSGLLPQAIDQLMQERPHVAVKVVEGTNDALMPALRRGAIDMVVGRLPTHRHRDEIAQSKLFDETIVAVTGPDHPLVGQTGLSFEDLKPFGWILPPPETSLRRQVDMFFGGQGMYAPASHVDSVSFLTNRSLLQRRSLICLMPRHVPEQDIAWGSLSRLDWQVPFGAGPVGISLNAKARLSPAAKALIGYLEQATAEQS
- a CDS encoding TRAP transporter large permease; translation: MTTVAVFILCMFCAVPVAFVLILTAIAYVQASGNAVLFDSFAQQLFSGLENYGLLAIPLFMMTGELMNEGGMTRRLVQAARVFVGGFRGGLAYINLLANMFMAAIIGSAASQIAVMSRAMVPAMKQEGYRPGFAAATTAAGGLLAPVVPPSMMFVIYGVLAQLPIGDMFIAGILPGLLLFGAFVIVVTLIGIAQGFPQGQWMSRSDAAQALLGCLPASLIPVTIIGGILFGVATPTESAAVASLVAFAMAWFSGQRLTLPRLFNLFRRTAVNSGMVVFMIAAANVFGWVVVYEALPQKLAASITAITSDPFLFLLIVNAMLLFVGMLIDGIAAVILVTPILLPIATGSYDIDPFQFGVVLCLNLVLGLLTPPVGVGLFITSSMTGIRVAEILSALWPFLLAVALVLVALSYWPLLSTALL